GGAGGCGGAGGAGGTGGCCCATCTGCGTCTGCTGGAAATCCCGCGGCAGCATCAATACAGGTGTCCCCAAGAACCATTGATTCTGGAGATAGGTCTCTTGTTACGGTAGAGTTGCGAGATATTCAGGTCGAGGACTCTAACGGGATGATTATTAAGTTGGTGATTCCAGATTCTCTCGACTTCCTTACGACTACCCCCCTTTTCTCTCGTCGAGATCTTGATGATGTTTTAATTGATGCTCGTACTTTCAATGGAAGTAATGTGCAGTACATCCTTTTCTATGTAGATATGGCGAGTATCCCGATATCTCGACGGGAGGCTGAAATTAGCTTTTTGGTTGAAGGAACAGAACTCCTATCCCCAAGCACCGTTGCGGTGGATGTTGATGTTGCTGATGTTGATGATCGACAGACATTCTCGGTAAATAATCCTCGTTTTACCGCATTGTCGTCGACCACGATTGAAGTGAAGTAAATTCGCTTCTGTCTTCTGGAATAACACCGAGACAAAGTTATAGGCTTTTCAAATATCCGTCTGTAAACAGGGCATCTTCTCTTATATAGCTGGACTCATCCGAGAGCGCTAAGTCACCAATTTCTAGGAAGGTCGAATGTGCCTTAGTATTTCGTAGGACCGCGAGAGCGTTTCTCAGCAGCCCTTCTCTTCCAGCTCGCAAAATCGCTCTTCCCTTGAAGTGATCCCTAAATTCCTCCTCTGTTCGTAAATAAAAGAGTGGTTTCAGGTCGAGTTGACTGTGATTTCCATCAAATTCTTCCCATATTGGAATATGATCCCCCTTTAAACGAGTATGATTGAAGGGACATACTTCTTGACAGATATCACATCCAAATAACCACTCTGCTACTGCTTTTGACTCCCATTCCGTAAACTTTCCACGCTTTTCTATTGTTAGGTATGAGATACATTTTCGTGCATCCATAGTATAGGGTTGAACAAATGCTTCGGTCGGGCAATCTTGTATACATTTTTGACAAGAGCCGCACTGGGTATCAATAGTAGCGAGCCTGTTGGATTTCTGAACAACGTTGATATTTGTTAATACTTCACCGAGAAAAAAAAAGCTGCCAATTTTCTCTCGTATTAACATCGTATTTTTACCGATAAATCCGATTCCAGCTCTTTGTGCATAGGCTCTCTCCAAAATGGGGAAGCTATCTGCTACCGGTCGCCAAATGAGTTCCTCTGAGTCGGTGAATGTTTCTTTCAACTTTTGTAGCCGTTTCTTAATTACCCGATGGTAATCCTTTCCTAAAGCGTATCGGGCTATTCTTCCAAATCCTAATTGAAGCGGTTGCTTGGCAAGTGCTCGATAGGGAACGGCAAAGGTTAAGATAGTCGTGGTGCCGGGAACGAATCTTGTCGGTTCTCCCCTCTCCGCTGGGTCACGCTGGAGATAGGACATCTCGCCAGCATAGCCGGATTCTTGCCAGAGGCGTAAACGCGCAATCTCCTCATGATTCAGTTCAGCTTCAGGAGCGATACCCATCAGGTCGATGCCAATCGCTGAGGCGGCCATATTCAGCTCATTCTCACTAATCTGTACCGACATAATCGCCTTTTTCAGTCAATCTCTTGACGAACTCCTCTCTAGTGGGTATCCATACGGTCTCAAGTCAGGCGTCCCCATCGTCTAGTGGTTAGGACACCGGCCTTTCACGCTGGTAACAGGGGTTCGAGTCCCCTTGGGGACGCCAATTCAT
Above is a window of bacterium DNA encoding:
- the queG gene encoding tRNA epoxyqueuosine(34) reductase QueG; translation: MSVQISENELNMAASAIGIDLMGIAPEAELNHEEIARLRLWQESGYAGEMSYLQRDPAERGEPTRFVPGTTTILTFAVPYRALAKQPLQLGFGRIARYALGKDYHRVIKKRLQKLKETFTDSEELIWRPVADSFPILERAYAQRAGIGFIGKNTMLIREKIGSFFFLGEVLTNINVVQKSNRLATIDTQCGSCQKCIQDCPTEAFVQPYTMDARKCISYLTIEKRGKFTEWESKAVAEWLFGCDICQEVCPFNHTRLKGDHIPIWEEFDGNHSQLDLKPLFYLRTEEEFRDHFKGRAILRAGREGLLRNALAVLRNTKAHSTFLEIGDLALSDESSYIREDALFTDGYLKSL